In Jeotgalibaca arthritidis, a single genomic region encodes these proteins:
- a CDS encoding sugar kinase has product MKQNILCVGETLVRLSTQVGVHFYDTISLNLNYGGAEANVAINLANLGHKTTYFTKVPNNQLGQTAIKNTQKYGVDASHVIYGGNRIGSYYLEAGAGPRAANIIYDRAHSAISEMKVDEINFDELLEGKSMLHITGITAALSKDSAEVTYQLIKAAKEKGLVVNFDVNFRSKLWSVEECAVFLKRVLPYVDYLSAGKLDAINFLGVKELDPDQTTTEIEQLDYYFGKIHELYPNIQIFYATIRNVISATHNTLQGAFWKDGITYYSKIQDMDHIIDRIGGGDAFAAGVLHGILENYDPEYTINFATALSSLKHTIYGDVSPFTVEQAERTMTHDARVDR; this is encoded by the coding sequence ATGAAACAAAATATTTTATGCGTTGGAGAAACACTTGTCCGCTTGTCAACTCAAGTTGGGGTTCACTTTTACGATACGATTAGTCTAAATTTAAACTATGGTGGAGCTGAAGCTAACGTTGCGATTAACTTGGCTAACTTAGGCCATAAAACAACTTACTTCACCAAAGTACCTAACAACCAATTAGGTCAAACTGCGATTAAAAATACACAAAAATACGGAGTCGATGCAAGCCATGTTATTTACGGTGGCAACCGCATTGGGTCTTATTATCTAGAAGCAGGGGCTGGTCCTCGTGCCGCAAATATTATTTATGATCGCGCTCATTCCGCTATTTCAGAAATGAAAGTAGACGAAATCAATTTTGATGAGCTATTAGAAGGAAAAAGCATGCTTCATATTACAGGGATTACGGCAGCTCTTTCTAAAGATAGTGCTGAAGTGACTTATCAATTGATAAAAGCAGCTAAAGAAAAAGGATTGGTTGTTAACTTTGACGTCAACTTCCGTTCTAAATTATGGTCTGTGGAAGAGTGTGCGGTTTTCTTGAAACGTGTTCTTCCTTATGTAGACTACTTATCAGCAGGTAAATTGGATGCCATCAACTTCCTTGGTGTGAAAGAATTGGATCCTGACCAAACAACAACTGAAATTGAGCAATTGGATTACTATTTTGGAAAAATCCATGAATTATATCCAAATATCCAAATTTTCTATGCAACAATCCGTAATGTGATTTCAGCAACCCACAATACGTTACAAGGTGCATTTTGGAAAGATGGCATTACTTACTATTCGAAAATTCAAGATATGGACCACATCATTGATCGTATTGGTGGGGGAGATGCGTTTGCGGCAGGTGTTTTACATGGTATTTTAGAAAATTATGATCCAGAATATACCATTAACTTCGCAACAGCATTATCATCATTGAAACATACCATTTATGGAGATGTGTCACCATTCACGGTGGAACAAGCAGAACGTACGATGACACACGATGCGCGTGTTGATCGCTAA
- a CDS encoding ABC transporter ATP-binding protein, with product MSSTKWVTKYLTPYWFGWTWASLLTILTAFMNVISPYIGGVLVDRVINSGELNLLEPLLLLMIASTVVRMVLRYVFQLQFEQISQNVLYKIREELYVKLQELDFTFFNTTRVGDIMARMTGDTDAIRHAVAWAYFNILDNIVLFISALIFLAAFEWRLTLALLVVTPVIALLTVLLSREANQAFYHIRESFSRLNSMVEEHIGGNKVVKAFAREEFEIEKFNRRNEDFKKRNLASAKISATYLPIIETFAGFMNIIAIGLGGLFVLQGAMSIGNLVTFNGLIWMLNIPMRNVGNHVNDLQNFNASTYKIRQMLATEPQIPVSSQKTVDKLQGDVEFQHVSFAFSDDPDTKVLTDINFKLKAGQTLGVLGETGSGKSTLVNLISRFFDPTEGRVLLDGIDVKQMNVIDLRRNVAIVMQDVFLFSDTIRKNISYGTPGARFETVRRVAEVADADQFIERMPDRYETYLGERGSGLSGGQKQRLSLARGLIKDPSILILDDTTSAVDMETEVKIQEGLKKTSEQKTTIIIANRISSVKNADIILILSKGQIVERGNHEELLAKGGAYYQIYEEQLGQAEVEEERSDE from the coding sequence ATGAGTAGTACAAAATGGGTAACTAAGTATTTAACCCCGTATTGGTTTGGGTGGACATGGGCAAGTTTGTTAACGATATTGACGGCTTTTATGAACGTTATCTCTCCTTATATCGGTGGTGTTCTAGTTGACCGCGTTATTAATAGTGGTGAATTAAATCTATTGGAACCCTTATTGCTGTTAATGATTGCATCAACAGTTGTTCGAATGGTTTTACGTTATGTGTTCCAACTTCAATTTGAGCAAATTAGTCAAAATGTTCTCTATAAAATCCGCGAGGAGCTCTATGTTAAATTGCAGGAGCTTGATTTCACCTTCTTCAATACGACACGAGTAGGAGACATTATGGCTCGAATGACGGGCGATACAGATGCCATTCGTCATGCAGTAGCGTGGGCATATTTTAATATTTTAGATAATATTGTTTTGTTTATTTCAGCACTTATTTTCTTAGCAGCATTTGAATGGCGTTTAACTCTTGCTTTGTTAGTGGTGACACCTGTGATAGCTCTTTTAACGGTTTTATTATCTCGTGAAGCCAACCAAGCCTTTTACCATATTAGAGAAAGCTTCTCCCGTTTAAATTCAATGGTAGAGGAACATATCGGTGGCAATAAGGTCGTTAAAGCATTCGCACGTGAAGAATTTGAAATTGAGAAATTTAACCGTCGTAATGAAGATTTTAAAAAGCGAAACTTGGCATCTGCTAAGATTTCCGCTACCTATTTGCCAATTATTGAAACATTCGCTGGCTTTATGAATATTATTGCGATTGGATTAGGCGGTTTGTTTGTTCTTCAAGGGGCCATGTCGATTGGTAATTTAGTCACCTTTAACGGCTTGATTTGGATGTTGAACATTCCTATGCGTAATGTCGGAAACCATGTCAACGACTTGCAGAATTTTAATGCTTCAACCTATAAAATTCGTCAAATGCTAGCAACTGAACCACAAATTCCTGTCAGCTCACAAAAAACAGTTGATAAGTTGCAAGGTGATGTCGAATTCCAGCATGTTTCCTTTGCTTTCTCGGATGATCCAGATACAAAAGTTTTAACTGATATTAACTTTAAGTTGAAGGCTGGGCAAACATTAGGTGTGTTAGGTGAAACAGGTTCAGGGAAGTCCACTTTAGTTAACTTGATTTCACGCTTCTTTGATCCAACGGAAGGCCGTGTTCTTCTAGATGGCATTGATGTCAAACAAATGAATGTGATTGACTTACGACGGAATGTTGCGATTGTGATGCAAGATGTGTTCTTGTTCTCTGATACGATTCGTAAAAATATTTCTTATGGAACACCAGGTGCTCGCTTTGAGACCGTTCGTCGTGTAGCCGAAGTAGCTGATGCTGATCAATTTATTGAACGGATGCCCGATCGTTATGAAACATACCTAGGTGAGCGTGGAAGTGGCTTATCAGGTGGTCAAAAGCAACGCTTGTCTTTAGCACGTGGGTTAATTAAAGACCCATCTATTTTAATTCTGGACGATACCACATCTGCTGTCGATATGGAAACAGAAGTGAAAATCCAAGAAGGGTTGAAAAAAACGAGTGAGCAGAAAACGACGATTATCATTGCAAACCGTATTTCTTCTGTTAAAAACGCCGATATTATTTTAATTTTATCGAAGGGACAGATTGTAGAACGTGGCAATCATGAAGAATTGCTGGCTAAGGGCGGCGCTTACTATCAAATATATGAAGAACAGCTCGGCCAGGCTGAAGTAGAGGAGGAACGATCAGATGAATAA
- the dapB gene encoding 4-hydroxy-tetrahydrodipicolinate reductase, which produces MKIGLVGYGAMGRVVEESIQADDELVVFAPETNRSLADYQEKLAVLIDFSNPANLDSIVQYASDYKVPVVIATTGFSSEQQAKITALSEKVPVLMSANFSLGVMLVNRMLKDYSPILKDFFDIEVIEKHHRLKVDAPSGTAKMFADTINETLNYDFVYGREGVSKRQDKEIGIHAVRGGSIVGEHEVIFAGQDEVISIKHEAFSKRIFAVGALNGAKWLAGDKEAGFYDMNDVLFD; this is translated from the coding sequence TTGAAAATCGGTTTAGTAGGTTATGGTGCTATGGGACGGGTTGTGGAGGAATCTATTCAAGCAGACGACGAATTAGTTGTTTTTGCACCCGAAACAAATCGGTCCTTAGCAGACTATCAAGAAAAATTAGCAGTGTTAATTGATTTTTCAAACCCGGCCAACTTGGATAGTATTGTCCAATATGCTAGTGACTACAAGGTGCCCGTTGTAATTGCAACAACAGGTTTTTCAAGTGAGCAACAAGCAAAAATTACAGCTCTAAGCGAAAAAGTTCCTGTTCTTATGAGTGCTAATTTTAGCTTAGGCGTTATGTTAGTTAATCGGATGTTGAAGGACTACAGCCCGATTCTAAAGGACTTCTTTGATATTGAAGTCATTGAGAAACACCATCGATTAAAAGTAGATGCGCCATCTGGAACAGCTAAAATGTTTGCTGATACCATTAATGAGACGCTCAACTATGATTTTGTTTATGGACGAGAAGGCGTTAGCAAGCGCCAAGATAAAGAGATTGGCATTCATGCGGTTCGTGGTGGCAGTATTGTTGGCGAACATGAAGTTATTTTTGCTGGTCAAGACGAAGTCATTTCAATTAAACACGAAGCTTTTTCGAAACGGATTTTTGCTGTTGGCGCATTAAATGGTGCTAAATGGCTAGCTGGAGATAAAGAAGCAGGTTTTTATGATATGAATGACGTTTTATTTGATTAA
- a CDS encoding ABC transporter ATP-binding protein: protein MNNAFSEMKENKINTQNFKRLGSYLLPYKSVVVKLLMVIIFSNIVLILGPYLTSYVIDTVIPTQNRQALVWVVVIYTVATILNGLATRYRILNITTLGQDVLRDIRSDLFNHMQEMSFKFFDSRPHGKILTRIVNYINSLSNILSSGLITVISDILSIVVTLIIMVTIDPVLTLYSFLLLPLLFIVTLVIKNKQRLAYEELSEKQSNLNAYIHESIEGIKTTQSYTREDMNFDIFADVSDQQRTSWMKAVRMQFLLGPIVQVIATVTISFIYYAGIKSLGVNVSTGVLIAFVAYVNNFWNPIINLGNFYNSLVSGTVYLDRVFEMMDLDPLITEAEDAFEMPPVKGDVVFRDVTFGYQEGQPIFEHLSFHVQPGETIALVGPTGAGKSTITNLISRFYDIQAGQILIDGIDIRDVTLKSLRHEVGVMLQDTFIFSGTIMDNIRYGKLDATEEEIIEAAKVVRAHDFIKDLKEGYHTIVQERGSTLSAGQRQLISFARTLLADPKVLILDEATSSIDTQTEILLQEGLDYLLEGRTAFIVAHRLSTIRNSDRIFFIGNRQILESGSHAELISQKGRYYDLYRTQSELLKKM from the coding sequence ATGAATAATGCCTTTTCTGAAATGAAAGAAAATAAAATTAATACGCAGAATTTCAAACGACTAGGTAGTTATTTGTTGCCTTACAAGTCTGTTGTAGTGAAACTGTTAATGGTTATTATTTTCTCCAATATCGTCTTGATATTAGGACCCTATTTAACGAGTTATGTGATTGATACAGTCATTCCCACTCAAAATCGACAAGCACTTGTTTGGGTAGTCGTTATTTATACTGTTGCAACGATTTTAAATGGCTTAGCTACCCGTTATCGTATTTTAAATATTACAACTTTAGGACAGGATGTGCTAAGGGACATTCGTTCTGACTTATTTAATCATATGCAAGAAATGTCCTTTAAATTTTTTGATTCACGTCCACATGGTAAGATTTTAACGCGAATTGTTAATTATATTAATTCCTTAAGTAATATTTTATCGTCTGGTTTAATTACGGTTATCTCTGATATTTTAAGTATTGTGGTGACCTTAATTATCATGGTCACCATTGACCCAGTTTTAACCTTGTATAGCTTTTTGCTACTGCCACTTTTATTTATCGTAACGCTAGTGATTAAAAACAAACAGCGGTTGGCTTATGAGGAATTAAGTGAAAAGCAGTCGAATTTAAATGCCTATATTCATGAATCAATTGAAGGGATTAAAACGACTCAATCCTATACCCGAGAAGATATGAACTTTGACATTTTTGCGGATGTTAGTGATCAACAACGAACATCCTGGATGAAGGCTGTTAGGATGCAGTTTTTACTAGGCCCTATTGTTCAAGTCATTGCTACAGTAACGATTTCTTTCATTTACTATGCGGGAATTAAGAGCTTAGGTGTTAATGTATCGACAGGTGTATTGATTGCCTTTGTCGCTTATGTGAATAACTTTTGGAATCCGATTATTAACTTGGGTAACTTCTATAATTCACTCGTTTCAGGAACCGTTTATTTGGACCGAGTTTTTGAAATGATGGACTTAGATCCGTTAATTACAGAAGCTGAGGATGCCTTTGAAATGCCGCCTGTTAAGGGAGACGTTGTTTTCCGCGATGTAACATTTGGTTATCAGGAAGGGCAACCCATTTTTGAACACTTGTCATTCCATGTTCAGCCAGGTGAAACCATTGCTCTTGTTGGTCCAACTGGCGCAGGTAAGTCGACTATTACCAATCTGATTTCTCGTTTTTATGATATTCAAGCAGGGCAAATCTTGATTGATGGCATTGATATTCGTGATGTGACGTTGAAATCACTTCGCCATGAAGTTGGGGTTATGTTACAAGACACCTTTATTTTCTCAGGAACGATTATGGATAATATTCGCTATGGGAAACTGGATGCAACTGAGGAAGAGATTATTGAAGCTGCTAAAGTAGTAAGGGCTCATGATTTTATCAAGGACTTAAAAGAAGGTTACCATACGATTGTTCAGGAACGAGGAAGCACTTTGTCGGCTGGTCAACGTCAATTGATTTCCTTTGCCAGAACCTTATTGGCTGATCCGAAAGTATTGATTTTGGATGAAGCGACGTCAAGTATTGATACCCAAACTGAGATTCTGCTACAAGAAGGGTTGGATTATTTACTAGAGGGGCGGACAGCCTTTATCGTTGCTCACCGCTTATCGACCATTCGAAATAGTGACCGTATCTTCTTTATTGGTAACCGCCAAATTTTAGAATCGGGTTCACATGCCGAGCTGATTAGTCAAAAAGGACGCTATTACGACTTGTATCGGACGCAATCAGAATTGCTGAAAAAAATGTAA
- the dapA gene encoding 4-hydroxy-tetrahydrodipicolinate synthase → MLSGSLVAIITPMHEDGSIHFEKMGELIEYHIDNQTDGIVLLGTTGEASTMTFEEEKQLVSFAAEKIAKRVPLIVGSGSNNTVTAVENSKAFAEHGADMLLVVTPYYNRANEGGMVRHFEAIANSVDIPIILYNVPGRTGCSLSVSAVATLAKHPNIIGIKEASGDISYAVKLAPLLNDDFAMYSGNDDIIVPLLSLGAKGVISVWANIMPKEVHDLVSLYLEGRHQESLAIQTAYLDLVDALFYETNPIPVKHAMNELGFGVGPLRMPLGEMDAPNYQKLVAVLAKYKEVWS, encoded by the coding sequence ATGTTAAGCGGATCTTTAGTAGCCATTATTACGCCAATGCATGAAGATGGCAGCATTCACTTTGAAAAAATGGGTGAATTAATTGAATACCATATCGACAACCAAACCGATGGGATTGTGTTGTTAGGAACGACAGGTGAAGCGTCAACTATGACCTTTGAAGAGGAGAAACAATTAGTTTCTTTTGCAGCTGAAAAAATCGCTAAACGCGTGCCCCTTATTGTCGGCAGCGGTAGTAACAACACGGTGACAGCTGTAGAAAATAGTAAAGCTTTTGCTGAACATGGTGCGGATATGCTGTTAGTAGTAACGCCGTATTATAATCGTGCCAACGAAGGCGGTATGGTTCGCCACTTTGAAGCTATCGCTAATAGTGTTGACATTCCGATTATTTTATACAATGTGCCAGGGAGAACAGGATGCAGCCTGTCTGTATCAGCCGTAGCGACACTAGCTAAACATCCTAATATTATTGGGATAAAGGAAGCATCAGGTGATATTAGTTATGCCGTTAAACTGGCTCCTTTATTGAATGATGACTTTGCTATGTATAGCGGCAATGATGATATTATCGTGCCACTATTGAGTTTAGGTGCCAAAGGTGTGATTAGTGTTTGGGCGAATATTATGCCGAAAGAGGTTCATGATTTAGTTAGCCTCTATTTAGAGGGTCGCCATCAAGAGTCATTAGCGATTCAAACTGCTTATTTAGACTTGGTTGATGCGCTCTTTTATGAAACTAATCCTATTCCAGTTAAGCACGCCATGAATGAGTTAGGTTTTGGTGTTGGTCCACTCCGAATGCCACTTGGTGAAATGGATGCTCCTAATTATCAAAAATTAGTTGCTGTTTTAGCCAAGTATAAGGAGGTATGGTCTTGA
- the lysA gene encoding diaminopimelate decarboxylase → MTELHIGGVAASQLVAQYGSPLYVYDQQQLETNLQAYKQAFQSDRFPTKILYASKAFQTVGMMNLVNQYGFGVDVVSAGELYTALQSDVPVDHIYFHGNNKSTEELKMAFESGMQHIVCDNLMELTELSQLANDYKQPMQIMFRLNVGIEAHTHEYIVTTHIDSKFGMAYDSSDFKACLELLNDNDYLELEGFHVHIGSQIFEMDAWYAAIDKMVSYLNDFDQPLTLNLGGGFGVRYTEDDKPLGIEETMNQLLRYLDQSLTAADLTVKELIIEPGRSLVAEAGYTLYEIGYQKQTPNKTYYFVDGGMADNIRPSLYQAKYSCDVANKMDAEKTEHVTVAGKYCESGDVLIQDVALPKVEKGDLLVVYATGAYGYSMSSNYNRSLTPAVVFAKDGQTTEIVKRQTYLDLLRNDLK, encoded by the coding sequence ATGACGGAATTACACATTGGCGGTGTTGCCGCTAGCCAATTAGTGGCGCAATATGGCAGTCCCTTATATGTTTATGATCAACAACAACTTGAAACGAATTTACAAGCTTATAAACAAGCCTTCCAATCTGATCGTTTTCCAACCAAAATTTTATACGCATCCAAAGCCTTCCAGACGGTTGGGATGATGAATTTGGTCAACCAATATGGTTTTGGTGTGGATGTAGTGAGTGCTGGCGAATTGTATACAGCCTTACAATCAGATGTGCCAGTTGACCATATCTACTTTCACGGCAATAACAAATCAACAGAAGAACTGAAAATGGCTTTTGAATCGGGTATGCAACATATTGTTTGCGATAACCTAATGGAATTGACAGAGTTGAGTCAGCTAGCAAATGACTACAAACAGCCGATGCAAATTATGTTTCGTTTAAATGTCGGCATTGAGGCTCATACTCATGAGTATATCGTGACGACTCACATTGACTCGAAATTTGGTATGGCTTATGATAGCTCAGACTTTAAAGCTTGTTTAGAGCTATTAAACGACAATGACTACCTTGAGCTAGAAGGCTTCCATGTTCATATTGGTTCTCAAATTTTTGAAATGGATGCCTGGTATGCGGCTATTGATAAGATGGTGTCTTACTTGAACGACTTTGACCAACCGTTAACCCTTAATTTAGGTGGTGGCTTTGGTGTTCGCTATACCGAGGACGACAAGCCACTAGGGATTGAGGAAACGATGAACCAATTATTACGTTATTTGGACCAATCGTTAACGGCAGCAGATTTAACCGTTAAAGAACTAATTATTGAGCCGGGACGCAGTCTAGTTGCCGAAGCAGGTTATACCCTTTACGAAATTGGTTATCAAAAACAAACACCAAATAAAACGTATTATTTTGTAGACGGTGGTATGGCAGATAACATTCGTCCAAGTTTGTACCAAGCGAAATATAGTTGTGATGTGGCCAATAAAATGGATGCAGAAAAAACAGAACACGTAACAGTGGCTGGAAAATACTGTGAATCGGGCGATGTTTTAATCCAGGATGTTGCATTACCAAAAGTTGAAAAAGGCGATTTACTCGTCGTTTATGCAACAGGTGCATATGGCTACTCAATGAGTAGCAACTACAACCGTAGTTTAACACCAGCCGTTGTTTTTGCTAAAGACGGCCAAACAACTGAAATTGTCAAACGTCAAACTTACTTAGACTTGTTACGTAACGACCTAAAATAG
- a CDS encoding IclR family transcriptional regulator: protein MTQPQPYGTVLLKAEKILSFLASKSEPQPLHVIAKETEMTNSTVSKILSTLELIGYIHRNDKTKTYQLGSGLVKYANQYLKDLSISKIAYPYLKDLHRLLDETVHLSIREGNEMLYLNKLESTQPIVVTTSRIGFTKPMYASAMGKAVLAECPTAELDDYFSTVRMTAFTPNTLVDRDDLEKEFQFVQEHGYAFDNSEEQIEVFCIGASLSVDGKNYGAFSVSMPTYRRTPELEEKVISAILETKRNIIQELKQVYHYL from the coding sequence ATGACTCAACCACAACCATACGGCACAGTGTTGCTGAAAGCTGAGAAGATATTGAGTTTTCTAGCTTCCAAAAGTGAGCCACAGCCCTTACATGTGATTGCCAAAGAGACGGAAATGACAAACTCAACGGTATCTAAAATTTTATCTACCTTAGAATTAATTGGTTATATTCACCGAAATGACAAAACGAAAACCTACCAATTGGGTAGTGGTCTCGTTAAATACGCCAACCAATATTTGAAGGATTTAAGTATTTCAAAAATTGCTTATCCTTATTTAAAAGATTTGCATCGTCTGTTAGATGAAACGGTTCATCTGTCCATTCGTGAAGGCAACGAAATGCTGTATCTCAATAAGCTAGAATCAACCCAGCCCATTGTTGTCACAACATCTCGCATTGGATTTACGAAGCCCATGTACGCCTCAGCTATGGGGAAGGCTGTGTTAGCAGAATGTCCAACAGCAGAATTGGATGATTATTTTTCAACCGTGAGGATGACGGCCTTTACCCCGAATACACTTGTAGACCGCGATGATTTAGAAAAAGAATTTCAATTTGTGCAAGAGCACGGCTATGCCTTCGACAACAGTGAAGAGCAAATCGAAGTTTTCTGTATTGGTGCATCCTTATCAGTGGATGGGAAGAATTACGGCGCCTTTAGTGTGAGTATGCCAACTTACCGCAGAACACCTGAATTAGAAGAAAAAGTAATTTCTGCTATTTTGGAAACGAAGAGAAACATTATTCAAGAGTTAAAACAAGTTTATCATTATTTATAA
- a CDS encoding nucleoid-associated protein: MIYIKEAILHIFDLNSNEAIFSFAGLDISEKFTLDYIHAKIEKVEDSDSMKTGMLADENPLVPVFNRIETDFIEATKELTEKFFAITKINSEIPPADLLFTLFTMDEVPCLGLFKLNHSDSITHHVSYEDDTLTNQLIVNRSILPSARQAIQEGMVLNLTNMEYHVIEKKHLIDELAEKVFYFTELFLEDKPQPSLKENIAIIKKAVQKTSKAFNDEEFQVLAETKEAIVHSMNEENVIDNQIIAETLYGDSYAKKEKFFEQINEMGYVDRAPAEVAVAGPKYSKQKFRLDNGIEISIPLELYKDPEVVEFINNPDGTTSVIIKNIEKIKNLF; encoded by the coding sequence ATGATTTATATAAAAGAAGCTATTTTACATATTTTTGACTTAAACAGCAATGAAGCTATTTTTTCCTTTGCGGGATTGGATATTAGCGAGAAATTCACCTTAGATTATATTCATGCCAAAATTGAAAAAGTAGAAGATTCCGACAGCATGAAAACTGGTATGCTAGCTGACGAAAATCCATTAGTTCCAGTTTTTAATCGTATTGAAACGGATTTTATTGAAGCGACTAAAGAGTTAACGGAAAAGTTTTTTGCCATTACTAAAATCAATTCTGAAATTCCACCGGCAGATTTGTTATTTACACTCTTTACTATGGATGAAGTGCCTTGTTTAGGTTTGTTTAAACTGAATCATTCAGATTCAATTACTCATCATGTTTCCTATGAAGATGACACTTTGACGAATCAATTGATCGTGAATCGGTCAATTTTACCGAGTGCGCGCCAAGCTATTCAAGAAGGAATGGTATTAAACCTCACTAATATGGAATACCACGTCATTGAGAAAAAACATTTGATTGATGAGTTGGCAGAAAAAGTCTTCTACTTTACTGAGTTATTTTTAGAGGATAAGCCACAACCAAGCTTAAAGGAAAATATTGCAATTATTAAAAAGGCTGTTCAAAAAACGAGTAAGGCCTTTAACGACGAAGAATTCCAAGTTCTCGCTGAGACAAAAGAAGCTATTGTACATAGTATGAACGAGGAAAATGTCATTGATAACCAAATCATTGCCGAGACCTTGTACGGCGATAGCTATGCTAAAAAAGAAAAGTTTTTTGAGCAAATCAATGAGATGGGTTATGTCGACCGTGCTCCTGCTGAAGTAGCTGTAGCTGGACCGAAATATTCTAAACAAAAATTCCGTTTAGATAACGGGATTGAAATTAGTATCCCTCTAGAATTGTACAAAGATCCTGAAGTTGTCGAATTTATTAATAATCCTGACGGAACAACATCCGTTATTATTAAAAATATCGAGAAAATTAAAAATTTGTTCTAG
- a CDS encoding helix-turn-helix domain-containing protein, whose protein sequence is MRKLLTIKAKTFNPDVLYVFDADSTGPHSGKNHYHDFFEMTVLLEGESFYKIHGQEQLVKAGTILLFNPGVEHHEYIPEGKSNKQLHIGIRHFTIDRFPRDYFPLDATSVQLSEYHDDFFNICWEMVRERHEGKNGHELILKSLVLKLMVYLLRDKETQPLEDKALLLSEDEQKRQQLVTDIKDYIELNHTKDLTLNQIAKDLFSSPATISRVFKEQLGDTPINYLIRYRLEKAKTMMESSDDISVSEVSRLIGYDDAYYFSKLFKKYYGSSPSNYVKRSKQSPY, encoded by the coding sequence GTGAGAAAACTGCTCACAATAAAAGCTAAAACATTCAACCCTGATGTGCTCTATGTCTTTGATGCTGATTCGACTGGCCCTCACTCTGGAAAGAACCACTACCATGATTTTTTTGAAATGACGGTCCTATTAGAAGGCGAATCCTTTTATAAAATACACGGTCAAGAACAGCTAGTTAAAGCTGGAACGATTTTACTCTTTAATCCAGGTGTGGAACACCATGAATATATTCCAGAAGGCAAAAGTAATAAGCAACTTCACATTGGCATCCGCCACTTTACAATTGACCGTTTTCCACGTGATTATTTCCCATTAGATGCTACAAGCGTTCAATTATCAGAATACCACGACGACTTTTTCAATATCTGCTGGGAAATGGTTCGTGAACGACATGAAGGAAAAAATGGTCATGAATTAATCTTAAAATCACTCGTTTTGAAGTTAATGGTTTATTTATTAAGAGATAAAGAGACGCAACCTCTAGAGGATAAGGCTCTCTTACTATCCGAAGATGAACAAAAACGTCAGCAACTAGTAACCGACATTAAAGACTACATCGAGTTAAACCATACGAAAGACCTCACACTCAATCAAATTGCTAAAGACTTATTTTCAAGTCCCGCAACTATTTCACGGGTGTTTAAAGAGCAATTAGGTGATACACCGATTAATTATTTAATTCGTTACCGCCTAGAGAAAGCCAAAACGATGATGGAATCTTCCGATGATATCAGTGTGTCAGAAGTCTCACGCTTAATCGGTTATGATGACGCCTATTATTTTAGTAAATTATTTAAAAAGTATTATGGTAGCTCACCAAGTAATTATGTGAAACGATCCAAACAATCGCCATATTGA